The Edaphobacter flagellatus sequence AAGCGCGATATTGATGCCAATGCCTCCGACTGGCGACATGGCGTGGGCTGCGTCGCCGATACACAACAGGCCGGGAGACGACCATTGTGAAAGATGATTGATCTGCACAGTGAGCAGCTTGACCTTGTCCCACGAGTCAATCTCGGCAACGCGGTCGGAGAGAAATGGGACGATACGCGCCAGACTCTGCTGGAATGCAGGGAGCCCAGCTTCTTGCAACTGTGGAAATGTACCTTTGGCGATCAGGTATGCCACCTGAAAATAGTCGATTCGATTGATCAACACCACAAGGCGTCCATAGTTGACGTATCCCAATCCATTCTCGGGATCGGAGTCATGGCGGGGAAGGCGCAGCCATAGAACATCGATCGGTACACCCTCTTCGATAACGGGCAGATGGGCAGCCATTCGGGAGATGGCATGGCGTCCGTCACAGCCAACTGTGAGCGTGGCGGGAATGGTAGCAGGACCGTCGGGCGAGTTGGCCATGACTCCCGTGATGACGCCATCGTGCTGTGTCAGCCCAGTTGCTTCCCATCCCATCCGAAGAGTGAAGGTGGGAAGCTTTGTGGCTTCGGATGCGAGAAAGTTCAGGAAATCCCACTGCGGCATCAAGGCAACATATTTTGCGTGGGTTGGCAGGTGAGAGAGGTCGGCCATGACGGCGCTGCAGTCGCCAGCCTGCACGGACATTTTTGCGATCTTCGAATGGCGAATCTGCAACAGGCGCTCGAGAATGCCGAGCTCGTACATCAGTTCCAGCGTTGAGGGATGAATCGTGTCTCCGCGAAAGTCGCGAAAGAAGTCCTGATGTTTTTCAAGTACAGTGACCTCGACTCCGGCACGGGCCAGGAGGAAGCCAAGCATGATTCCGGCTGGTCCACCGCCGATGATGCAGACGGTTGTTTTGGGAAACGTGATCATGGACGATGCCTCGTTGGGTTGAGAGGAGGCTGACGACATACACTTGAGATATGTCTCCGGTTTCTCCTCGACTGATTGTCTTCGATCTGGATGGTACGCTGATCGATTCGCGACAGGATCTTTGTAACTCAGTGAACGCGATGCTGGTGCATCTCGGCAAGCCGGAGCTGCCGGAGAAGGTGATTGCCAGCTATATCGGCGATGGTGCTTCGATGCTGGTGCGGCGGGCGCTGGGCGATCCAGAGGGCGACGTTCATGATGCGGAGTATGTGAACGAGGCGCTCGAGTTCTTTCTGGACTACTACCGCGAGCACAAGCTGGATTTCACGTATGTGTATCCGGGCGTGATGGAGTCGCTGGAGGCGATTCGTACGGCGTGGCCGGAGACGTTGATGGCGGTGCTGACGAACAAGCCGGTGAATCCGTCGCGGGCGATCTGCGATCACTTTGGGCTGACGCCGTTCTTCTTCCAGAATTACGGCGGCAACAGCTTTCATACGAAGAAGCCCGACCCGCATGGGTTGAAGACCCTGATCGCTGAGGCGAGCGCGATTGCCGGTTTAGCGATTGCGTCGGGGGAGACGCTGATGATCGGCGACTCGGACGTCGATGTGTTGACAGCGCGCAACTGCGGAGCGCAGTCCATCGGCTGCACCTTCGGGCTTGCGCCCCATTCGCTGGAGGCGGCTGAGCCGGATCACCTGGCGGCGGCGCCTGTGGACTGGCTGAGGATTCTGGGTATTTCGGGGCTGTAGGCCCTCCGTACCAATTTGCGCAAAGTATTCCAAACAGATGGGTTATTGCGACACCCCTGTCAATTCCAGTGGGAAGCATCTGCCTGTATCTATTTCTGAACCCTATATCTATTTTAGTGAGTATCGAGGGGTAAATCGGCACTTGGGAAGTGCTTTGGATTGATCAGGTTAGGCAGAATGGGGGCTTGACAGGTTTTGTTCGGGATCATCCAGAACCGGAGGGGGTTCGGAGGAGGAGCCGGAGTTGCCGGGCTCCTCCTCCGAGAGGGGATCGGTTCGCAGCTCATCGGGACGTTCCCGATGGAGGCGCGAGAGCAGTTCTGACCAAAAATCCATATTGACGATCTCCCGGTCGTGATCTGCTCATGGTTAGCGGATGGAGATGTCTCCGGAGCCAGTGTTCGCGCGAATGGTGGGTCCGCCTCCGTTGACCGTTCCGCTGATGTGGTGCCGGTTGAGCGTGCCCTGCATGGAGATGGGCTGCGCGACGTTGACCGAACCCGAACCGGTATCGGCGACGAGATTGAATTTGGCGCTGCCGCCGAGGTCCATGCGGATGGAGCCGGAGCCGGTGGAGAGCTTCCAGTCGGTGGCGGGGTTGCCTTCGACCTGAATGTCACCCGAGCCGGTGGAGGCTTTGAGAGCACCGTTGACTCCGTGGAGGCGAACAGAGCCGGAGCCGGTTTCGGCGCGCACATCGCCGGGGCCAGCTTCGTGCAGCTCGACATCGCCGGAGCCGGTGCCGAGAGTGGCCTGTCCCTGGATGCCGGTGGCGCGGACGGAGCCGGAGCCGCTCTGTGCCTTGAGCGTGGCGCCGACGTTATCGATGGTCATGTCGCCGGAACCGGTGGCGGCGTTGATGTTGGAGGCGCGGGGAAGGGTGACGTCGTAGTCGATGGAGATGTTGCGGAAGAGGTCGTCGTCGTGGGTTTTGCCGATGATGACGTCGTTGCCGTTCTGGGTGATGGGCGGGTTGTTAACGATCTGCTGGACGCGGGAATCGGCGTCGCCGTTCATCCAGCCGTGATTGGCGTGGACGTGGCCGACGACGTGAACCTGATTGTCGGAGCCGGGCTTGAGGCGGATGTATCCGGAGCCGGTGGCGACAGATACATTGGGCGAGCCTGAGACCGAGAGGGTCCGTTCGAAGTTGCCGTCGGCTGCATAGGCCGCGGTAGTGAGGGCGAGGCTGGCTATGGCCAGGAAAAGCTTTGTGTTCATAAGTGAGCCTCCGTACGGATGGGATTACGCTGAAGGGCTGGGGTTTGTTCCGTTATTTGTGACGAATGGTTTTTGTGGTTGGAATGATAAACCGCGAGGCCCTGGACTGCTTGTCCGTGGGGTTTCTGTCAGGCATTGCACGGATGCGAGAAGGCCCGACCTTTGGCCGGGCCTTCTCGTTATTATTGGGCTGTATCGTTACTGCTGAAGGATGACGGTATCGCCTGCGTTGAGCCCGGAAAGGACTTCGGTACGGGTTCCGTTGGAGATGCCAGCTTTGATGGAGACCTTGCGGCGGCCTTTTTTCTCCTTGGGATCGGGAACTTCGACAGAGGCGTTGCGGTCCTTGTCGTAGATGACGGCCTGCTCGGGAACGGTGAGGACGCCCTTGTGTTCTTCAAGGAGGATCTCAGCGTTGGCGGTCATATTGGCCTTGAGCTCGCCGCCGGGGTTGTCGATGGAGACGCGAACCTCGAAGGTGGTGACGTTGTCCTTCTCGACGCCGAGGGGAGCGATCTTGGTGACTTTGCCCTGGAAGGTCTTGTCCTTGAAGGATTCGACCTTGATGCGCGCGGGCTGGCCGAGATAGACCTTGCCGATGTCGGACTCGTCGACCTTGCCCTGCACATAGACCTGGTTGATATCGCCGAGGGTCATGACGAGAGTGGCTGTGGAACCCATGACGAGGATGGAGGAGACGGCGTCGCCGAGTTCGACATCGCGGGACAGGACGACTCCATCCATGGGCGAGGTGATGGTGGTGTAGCTGAGCTGCTCTTCCAGCTGCTTGAGGGAGGCTTCGGCCTGCTGGACCTGCGCCTGTGCCTGATGGAGCTTGGAGGTGTCGACAGTGATCTGGGCGACGGCCTTGTCGCGGGTGTTGGCAGCGGCAAGATATTTCTGCTGCGCGTCGTCAAGGGCCTGCTGGGAGACGACTCCGTCCCTGGACATGGAGAGTGCGCGATCGTAGGTGTTCTTGAACATGGGCAGGTCGGGCGCTTCGGCGTTGACCTTGTCGTACTGGATAGCAGCCTGGGCGGCGCGAGCGTTGGACTCGGCAGCGGCGAGCTGGGCCTTCTGCGCGTTGACCTGCGCGAGAATTTCGACCTGGTCGAGCTGAGCGAGGAGCTGACCCTGCTTCACGTGAGCATTGATGTCGGTATAAAGCTTGGTGACGATGCCGGAGGCCTTGGATTTAACCTCGACCTTGGTGATGGGCTGGACCTTGCCGGTGGCCACGACGGAGCGGG is a genomic window containing:
- a CDS encoding DUF4097 family beta strand repeat-containing protein, with translation MNTKLFLAIASLALTTAAYAADGNFERTLSVSGSPNVSVATGSGYIRLKPGSDNQVHVVGHVHANHGWMNGDADSRVQQIVNNPPITQNGNDVIIGKTHDDDLFRNISIDYDVTLPRASNINAATGSGDMTIDNVGATLKAQSGSGSVRATGIQGQATLGTGSGDVELHEAGPGDVRAETGSGSVRLHGVNGALKASTGSGDIQVEGNPATDWKLSTGSGSIRMDLGGSAKFNLVADTGSGSVNVAQPISMQGTLNRHHISGTVNGGGPTIRANTGSGDISIR
- a CDS encoding FAD-dependent oxidoreductase; the encoded protein is MITFPKTTVCIIGGGPAGIMLGFLLARAGVEVTVLEKHQDFFRDFRGDTIHPSTLELMYELGILERLLQIRHSKIAKMSVQAGDCSAVMADLSHLPTHAKYVALMPQWDFLNFLASEATKLPTFTLRMGWEATGLTQHDGVITGVMANSPDGPATIPATLTVGCDGRHAISRMAAHLPVIEEGVPIDVLWLRLPRHDSDPENGLGYVNYGRLVVLINRIDYFQVAYLIAKGTFPQLQEAGLPAFQQSLARIVPFLSDRVAEIDSWDKVKLLTVQINHLSQWSSPGLLCIGDAAHAMSPVGGIGINIALQDAVATANMLSEALRSNSLTPHHLVQVQHYREKAVRRTQAFQIFAHRILNRILQNPEPFHAPLIFRFVVNIPGFKYLTARFIGMGLQPQHIAQHAETL
- a CDS encoding efflux RND transporter periplasmic adaptor subunit, with the translated sequence MATQRKQKRKLWIWGGLIALVVAVVLGVAVAARGNNAKIEPSQLAKVEKGDIARSVVATGKVQPITKVEVKSKASGIVTKLYTDINAHVKQGQLLAQLDQVEILAQVNAQKAQLAAAESNARAAQAAIQYDKVNAEAPDLPMFKNTYDRALSMSRDGVVSQQALDDAQQKYLAAANTRDKAVAQITVDTSKLHQAQAQVQQAEASLKQLEEQLSYTTITSPMDGVVLSRDVELGDAVSSILVMGSTATLVMTLGDINQVYVQGKVDESDIGKVYLGQPARIKVESFKDKTFQGKVTKIAPLGVEKDNVTTFEVRVSIDNPGGELKANMTANAEILLEEHKGVLTVPEQAVIYDKDRNASVEVPDPKEKKGRRKVSIKAGISNGTRTEVLSGLNAGDTVILQQ
- a CDS encoding HAD family hydrolase, producing the protein MSPVSPRLIVFDLDGTLIDSRQDLCNSVNAMLVHLGKPELPEKVIASYIGDGASMLVRRALGDPEGDVHDAEYVNEALEFFLDYYREHKLDFTYVYPGVMESLEAIRTAWPETLMAVLTNKPVNPSRAICDHFGLTPFFFQNYGGNSFHTKKPDPHGLKTLIAEASAIAGLAIASGETLMIGDSDVDVLTARNCGAQSIGCTFGLAPHSLEAAEPDHLAAAPVDWLRILGISGL